The genome window GCTGGTGTCGTTCCTCGCGCTCAGGGAGGGCGGCACGCGCGTCACGGTCGATCTTCCGGACGAACCCGGCGTGCTCGCCCGGGTCGCCCAGCAGGGGGCCCCGTCCAACATCGTCGCCGCCGTCACGACCGGCATCCAGCCGGGCCACAAGCGCCGGTTGGTGCTGCGGGTGGCGGGCGAGGACGCCGCTGGCTTCCCGGGGCGCCTGAAGGCGGCCGGTATCGAGGTCGTCGACGTCCGCTGACGACCACGGCCCCGCGCCCGGGCCGTCGAGGGACCTCGCAGTGGCGCTCGCGCGCCAGGCGGCCGGTGGCCGAGTGGCCTTCAGCGAGTTCCTCGAACCTGACGCGGCCGACGCGCTCATGGCGGCGCTGCGCGCGCGCGGCGTGCGCGCGGGCGCCTGGGGCGGCTACCCGGGTGCCAGACGCCGGGTCGTGGCCGCGCTGCCGGCCGCGGTCCCGGAAGCGACCCCGAACCTAACGGCGCTGTACGCCGCCGGTGCCGTGGACGAGGGCGAGTTGCGGGCCGCCGCCCAGGCGCTCGTCGGCGCCGGGCGCCTCGGCGACGCGACCACCCACCAAGACGGCGTGAGCCTCCTCGTGCTCGGCGCCATGCCGCAGGAACTGTTGGCCCTGCGCCGCGTGAGCGGCGCCGACGTGATCGTCAGCGAGGCGCGGCCCGAGCTGGCGTTCGCGGGCAGTCAGAGGCAGCAGCCGGCGGTGGTCCCCTCGCTGCGCGTCGACGTGCTCGGCGCCCGCGCCTTCGGGGTGTCGCGCGCCTACTTCGCCAAGGGCGTCGCCGCCGGGAAGGTCGCGGTGAACGGCCGGCCGGCGGGCAAGTCGGCCAGCGCCGACGCCGG of Trueperaceae bacterium contains these proteins:
- a CDS encoding RNA-binding protein → MALARQAAGGRVAFSEFLEPDAADALMAALRARGVRAGAWGGYPGARRRVVAALPAAVPEATPNLTALYAAGAVDEGELRAAAQALVGAGRLGDATTHQDGVSLLVLGAMPQELLALRRVSGADVIVSEARPELAFAGSQRQQPAVVPSLRVDVLGARAFGVSRAYFAKGVAAGKVAVNGRPAGKSASADAGDEVFAAGLGRFRVLRVEGETRRGNLRVTLEVERA